One genomic region from Jiangella sp. DSM 45060 encodes:
- a CDS encoding ABC transporter ATP-binding protein — MTDQHSSAVAAPAAGDPHLAPGAPLLRVEDLEVVLPSGGTTGTVIDKVSFDVDAGRTTGLIGESGSGKTMSAMSIVGLLPPDAETAGRVAWRSEDLLTAAARRLRQVRGREIGVIFQDPLAALNPIQTVGRQVGEILRRGGMARQQVRSRVLELLDRVGIPDPDQRIDVYPHEMSGGMRQRVMIAMALAGEPRLIIADEPTTALDVTTQARILQLLADLRDQEHLAMLLVSHDLRVMAHVADDVVVMYAGRIAERGPARDVLERPRHPYTRALANNVPAVSTRSAIAEPLQGAPANPFARPAGCAFHPRCPMAQDRCRTEVPVLREVESGRFSACHLAEKVES; from the coding sequence GTGACTGATCAGCACTCGTCCGCCGTCGCGGCGCCCGCGGCAGGCGACCCGCACCTCGCTCCCGGAGCGCCGCTCCTCCGGGTGGAGGACCTCGAGGTCGTACTGCCGTCGGGCGGCACGACGGGGACCGTGATCGACAAGGTGTCCTTCGACGTGGACGCCGGCCGCACGACCGGCCTCATCGGGGAGTCCGGCAGCGGCAAGACGATGAGCGCCATGTCGATCGTCGGCTTGCTGCCGCCGGACGCGGAGACCGCGGGTCGCGTCGCCTGGAGGTCGGAGGATCTCCTCACCGCGGCCGCACGCCGGCTCCGGCAGGTCCGCGGCCGGGAGATCGGCGTGATCTTCCAGGACCCGCTGGCCGCCCTCAACCCGATCCAGACGGTCGGCCGGCAGGTCGGCGAGATCCTGCGGCGCGGCGGCATGGCGCGCCAGCAGGTCCGCAGCCGGGTCCTGGAGCTTCTGGACCGGGTCGGGATCCCGGACCCGGACCAGCGGATCGACGTCTACCCGCACGAGATGTCCGGCGGCATGCGCCAGCGGGTCATGATCGCGATGGCGCTGGCCGGCGAGCCGCGGCTGATCATCGCGGACGAGCCGACCACCGCCCTCGACGTCACGACCCAGGCGCGCATCCTCCAACTGCTGGCGGACCTGCGCGATCAGGAACACCTGGCGATGCTGCTGGTGAGTCATGACCTGCGGGTCATGGCGCACGTCGCCGACGACGTGGTGGTCATGTACGCGGGCCGGATCGCCGAGCGCGGCCCGGCGCGGGACGTGCTGGAGCGGCCGCGGCATCCGTACACCCGGGCCCTGGCCAACAACGTGCCGGCGGTCAGCACGAGGTCGGCGATCGCCGAGCCCTTGCAGGGCGCCCCGGCCAACCCGTTCGCCCGGCCCGCGGGGTGTGCCTTCCATCCGCGCTGCCCGATGGCTCAGGACCGCTGCCGCACCGAGGTGCCTGTGCTGCGGGAGGT
- a CDS encoding LacI family DNA-binding transcriptional regulator: MAAQRRRPTQVDIARRVGVSQATVSLVISGGAASEQVAEGTRRAVLRAAAELGYTVNAAARRLKGGRNRMLGLYTFEPVFPVGQRDFYFPFLLGVEEATAEYGYDLLLFSSASSGGDRRIYAGGVNRLKVADGCVLLGRHLHRDDLAALVQEDFPFVFIGRREVPGAELSYVAADYVGATSGVVRELARLGHRRLAYLKLSDGQEPTRDRESGFRQGLGEAGITDDECVVDDVGSVTGDQVRGWLSAGITALLVEPSEDDTTIVAVERAAEEAGARIPEDCSVVLLGDPALGEDARDWTRFSLHREQMGREAVRLLLDLLDDEDGGHRQLNVACTPIAGDSIAAAPKGPQR; the protein is encoded by the coding sequence ATGGCAGCGCAACGACGGCGACCCACCCAGGTGGACATAGCCCGTCGCGTCGGCGTGTCGCAGGCGACGGTGTCACTGGTGATCAGTGGTGGCGCGGCGAGCGAGCAGGTCGCCGAAGGCACCCGCCGCGCGGTACTGCGGGCGGCCGCCGAGCTCGGCTACACGGTCAACGCGGCGGCGCGCCGGCTCAAGGGCGGGCGCAATCGCATGCTGGGGCTCTATACGTTCGAACCCGTATTTCCGGTCGGTCAGAGGGACTTCTATTTCCCGTTTCTCCTCGGCGTGGAAGAGGCGACCGCCGAGTATGGCTACGATCTGCTGTTGTTCAGCTCGGCGAGTTCCGGAGGCGATCGCCGCATCTATGCGGGAGGCGTCAACCGGCTGAAAGTGGCCGACGGTTGTGTGCTCCTCGGACGCCATTTACATCGCGACGATCTCGCCGCATTGGTCCAGGAGGACTTCCCGTTCGTGTTCATCGGCCGGCGTGAGGTTCCCGGCGCCGAACTCTCCTACGTCGCGGCGGACTACGTCGGCGCCACCAGTGGTGTGGTCCGCGAGTTGGCGCGGCTCGGACACCGCCGGCTGGCCTACCTGAAGCTGAGCGACGGGCAGGAACCGACCCGGGACCGCGAGTCCGGCTTCCGGCAGGGCCTCGGCGAAGCCGGGATCACGGATGACGAGTGCGTGGTCGACGACGTCGGCTCCGTGACCGGCGACCAGGTGCGCGGCTGGCTGTCCGCGGGCATCACCGCGCTGCTGGTGGAACCCAGCGAGGACGACACCACCATCGTCGCCGTCGAACGTGCCGCCGAGGAGGCCGGCGCCCGCATCCCCGAGGACTGCTCGGTGGTCCTCCTCGGCGACCCGGCGCTCGGCGAGGACGCTCGCGACTGGACCCGGTTCTCGCTGCACCGCGAGCAGATGGGACGAGAAGCCGTCCGGCTGCTCCTCGATCTGCTGGACGACGAGGACGGGGGGCACCGGCAGCTCAACGTCGCCTGTACTCCGATCGCCGGCGACTCGATCGCCGCGGCGCCGAAGGGACCGCAGCGGTGA
- a CDS encoding ABC transporter substrate-binding protein encodes MTIRTRRPLASAAGALALLIAAAACSSSDDPAQETGDSVAAGGDLTVAGPIPIENLDPHGPASMDAGTQLAARAIFSQLVVSTGSGEFDGELAESWEPNADASVWTFTLRQGVEFSDGTPVTAADVVASFERVLAGEGPLAGNFGGYTVAAADESTVVFTSATPDAAFLGKISSFFVTPQAAAEDGFFQAPVGSGPFVVESFEAGATLQLAPNPGYWDGEPALDSLEFQSIPEVAARMTALQTGEVDITWSMPDDQIAQLKSDSNLTVETVPSPGVLTMWMNSSIPALQDPAVRRALWQAVDFEAIIGSLYPETGTPADSPISPSVLGYAPQEPVEYDPDAAKAALDAAGFDYNTVIRWQFSQANFRNFVDAVVSDLADIGVTVEPQEKEQAVFLEDLLALNWDMNLQQLGSQGYDAATNLGRLYTCAANRMGYCNEELDRILAEAGSTSDTAQREELYAQAIEIIWNDGVGMYPMFVEQPYAWRTGVEGFEPVSDGVPYFDEVTVSGD; translated from the coding sequence ATGACCATCCGTACCCGGCGACCACTCGCCTCGGCGGCAGGCGCCCTTGCACTGCTCATCGCGGCCGCTGCCTGCTCCTCCTCCGACGACCCGGCTCAGGAGACCGGTGACTCCGTCGCGGCCGGCGGCGACCTGACCGTCGCCGGGCCGATCCCGATCGAGAACCTCGACCCGCACGGGCCGGCGAGCATGGACGCCGGCACCCAGCTCGCGGCCCGGGCGATCTTCAGCCAGCTCGTCGTCAGCACCGGCTCCGGGGAGTTCGACGGCGAGCTCGCGGAGTCGTGGGAGCCCAACGCCGACGCCAGCGTATGGACGTTCACATTGCGCCAGGGCGTCGAGTTCTCCGACGGCACCCCCGTCACGGCGGCCGACGTCGTGGCGTCGTTCGAACGCGTGCTGGCGGGGGAGGGCCCGCTGGCCGGCAACTTCGGCGGGTACACCGTGGCCGCCGCGGACGAGTCGACGGTCGTGTTCACCTCCGCGACGCCGGACGCGGCGTTCCTCGGCAAGATCTCGTCGTTCTTCGTGACGCCGCAGGCCGCCGCCGAGGACGGCTTCTTCCAGGCTCCGGTCGGGTCCGGCCCGTTCGTCGTGGAGTCGTTCGAGGCCGGGGCGACGCTCCAGCTCGCGCCCAACCCTGGCTACTGGGACGGCGAACCGGCCCTGGACTCGCTGGAGTTCCAGTCGATCCCCGAGGTCGCGGCCAGGATGACGGCGCTGCAGACCGGCGAGGTCGACATCACGTGGAGCATGCCCGACGACCAGATCGCCCAGCTCAAGTCCGACTCCAACCTCACGGTCGAGACCGTCCCGAGCCCGGGCGTCCTCACGATGTGGATGAACAGCTCGATCCCGGCCCTGCAGGACCCAGCCGTCCGGCGGGCGCTGTGGCAGGCGGTCGACTTCGAGGCGATCATCGGCTCGCTGTACCCGGAGACCGGGACGCCGGCGGACTCGCCGATCAGCCCGTCCGTGCTCGGCTACGCACCGCAGGAGCCGGTGGAGTACGACCCGGACGCGGCCAAGGCGGCGCTGGACGCGGCCGGGTTCGACTACAACACCGTGATCCGCTGGCAGTTCTCGCAGGCCAACTTCCGCAACTTCGTCGACGCGGTGGTCTCGGACCTGGCCGACATCGGCGTGACCGTCGAGCCGCAGGAGAAGGAACAGGCGGTCTTCCTCGAGGACCTGCTGGCACTGAACTGGGACATGAACCTGCAGCAGCTCGGGTCGCAGGGCTACGACGCGGCGACCAACCTGGGCCGTCTCTACACGTGCGCGGCGAACCGCATGGGCTACTGCAACGAGGAGCTCGACCGGATCCTCGCCGAAGCCGGCTCGACCAGCGACACCGCGCAGCGTGAGGAGCTGTACGCGCAGGCGATCGAGATCATCTGGAACGACGGGGTCGGCATGTACCCGATGTTCGTCGAGCAGCCCTACGCATGGCGGACCGGCGTCGAGGGCTTCGAGCCCGTCTCGGACGGCGTGCCCTACTTCGACGAGGTCACGGTCTCGGGTGACTGA
- a CDS encoding ABC transporter permease: MSYFVIKRLAIGLLTIWGVVTAVFVVVRLAPGDQATVALGPDATAAEIEALRHSLGLDRPLLLQYFSYLGDVLRLDFGESYRFGRPAMDQVLERFPATIQLTLAATAVAIVLGLILGVVAGKKPGSALDRAVSTVTLGLQALPPFWVGIMFILIFALQLQVLPSAGGGSLANLVLPAVTLSIPFTALVARMTRSGVAETMSEAFVQTARSKGLTETQVLTGHVVKNSLIPVVTVVGLQVGTLLGGAVIIETVFAWPGLGSLLVGAVGNRDYAVVQAATVLIALCVIVLNLAADIVNAKLDPRIRLEARR, from the coding sequence GTGAGCTACTTCGTCATCAAGCGACTGGCGATCGGCCTGCTCACCATCTGGGGCGTCGTCACCGCCGTCTTCGTCGTCGTGCGGCTCGCCCCCGGTGACCAGGCGACGGTGGCGCTCGGCCCGGACGCGACCGCCGCGGAGATCGAGGCGCTGAGGCACAGCCTCGGCCTCGACCGGCCGCTCCTGCTCCAGTACTTCTCCTACCTCGGCGACGTCCTGCGCCTCGACTTCGGCGAGTCGTACCGCTTCGGCCGACCGGCCATGGACCAGGTGCTCGAGCGCTTCCCGGCGACCATTCAGCTCACCCTGGCCGCGACCGCCGTGGCGATCGTCCTCGGCCTGATCCTGGGAGTCGTCGCCGGCAAGAAGCCGGGGAGCGCGCTGGACCGGGCGGTCTCCACGGTCACCCTCGGTCTGCAGGCGCTGCCGCCGTTCTGGGTCGGCATCATGTTCATCCTGATCTTCGCGCTGCAGCTCCAGGTGCTGCCCAGCGCCGGCGGTGGCAGCCTCGCCAACCTCGTCCTGCCGGCGGTCACGCTGTCGATTCCGTTCACCGCACTGGTCGCCCGCATGACCCGCAGCGGGGTGGCCGAGACGATGTCGGAGGCCTTCGTCCAGACCGCCCGCTCGAAGGGCCTCACCGAGACGCAGGTGCTGACCGGCCACGTCGTGAAGAACTCGCTCATCCCCGTGGTGACAGTCGTCGGCCTGCAGGTCGGGACGCTGCTCGGCGGCGCGGTGATCATCGAGACCGTGTTCGCGTGGCCGGGCCTCGGATCGCTGCTGGTCGGCGCGGTCGGGAACCGTGACTACGCGGTCGTCCAGGCGGCCACCGTCCTGATCGCGCTGTGCGTGATCGTCCTCAACCTGGCCGCCGACATCGTCAACGCCAAGCTCGACCCCCGGATCCGACTGGAGGCGCGCCGATGA
- a CDS encoding ABC transporter permease, producing MTQSDILLTESAPGPAAPPAPRRRRRPLAAIPYVIIGIYVLAAAIGPFLIDYHPVATEVTERLLPPGSATESGTAWLGTDAVGRDVLAQVVYGARTSFIIGISVVALCGLIGVALGAIAGYSGGLSDAVVSRTVDILMAFPGILLAIVIAGLLERGMHVVIIALSVGGWVGFARLSRSITMSTRERDWVDAARIMGLSKSATLTRHIVPFLTGSVVALATIELASAVLSEAALSFLGLGLPPHIVSWGQAIAGGREHLATAWWITVFPGIALTVLVICIGLVGDRLTRRFTRKRD from the coding sequence ATGACCCAGTCGGACATCCTGCTCACCGAGTCCGCGCCCGGTCCGGCGGCGCCGCCCGCCCCGCGCCGGCGGCGTCGGCCGCTCGCCGCGATCCCGTATGTGATCATCGGCATCTACGTGCTCGCGGCCGCGATCGGCCCGTTCCTGATCGACTACCACCCGGTGGCCACCGAGGTCACCGAGCGCCTCCTGCCCCCGGGTTCGGCGACGGAGTCGGGCACCGCCTGGCTGGGCACCGACGCCGTGGGCCGCGACGTCCTGGCGCAGGTCGTGTATGGCGCGCGGACGTCGTTCATCATCGGCATCTCCGTCGTCGCGCTGTGCGGCCTGATCGGAGTCGCGCTCGGTGCGATCGCGGGGTATTCGGGCGGGCTGTCCGACGCCGTCGTCTCGCGGACGGTCGACATCCTGATGGCCTTCCCCGGCATCCTGCTCGCGATCGTCATCGCCGGTCTGCTCGAGCGCGGCATGCACGTCGTGATCATCGCCTTGTCCGTCGGCGGCTGGGTCGGCTTCGCCCGGCTGTCGCGCAGCATCACGATGTCGACCCGGGAGCGCGACTGGGTGGACGCCGCCCGGATCATGGGCCTGTCCAAATCGGCGACCCTCACCCGCCACATCGTGCCGTTCCTGACCGGATCGGTCGTCGCCCTGGCCACCATCGAACTCGCCTCGGCGGTGCTGTCCGAGGCAGCACTCAGCTTCCTCGGTCTGGGTCTTCCCCCGCACATCGTGTCGTGGGGCCAGGCCATCGCGGGCGGCCGGGAGCACCTGGCCACCGCCTGGTGGATCACGGTCTTCCCCGGTATCGCGCTCACCGTCCTGGTCATCTGCATCGGGCTGGTCGGCGACAGGCTCACCCGGCGGTTCACACGCAAGCGGGACTGA